Proteins from a genomic interval of Pseudomonas silesiensis:
- the modB gene encoding molybdate ABC transporter permease subunit has product MTLSSADFSAIWLTLKLASLTTVILLIIGTPIALWLSRTRSWLRGPVGAIVALPLVLPPTVIGFYLLLALGPNGYIGQLTQSLGLGTLTFSFAGLVIGSVLYSMPFVVQPLQNAFSAIGTRPLEVAATLRANPWDTFFSVILPLARPGFITAAILGFAHTVGEFGVVLMIGGNIPDKTRVVSVQIYDHVEAMEYAQAHWLAGAMLVFSFAVLLALYSSRKTKAGWS; this is encoded by the coding sequence ATGACCCTATCGAGTGCCGACTTTTCCGCGATCTGGCTGACCCTGAAACTGGCGTCGCTGACCACGGTCATCCTGCTGATCATTGGCACGCCGATTGCGCTATGGCTGTCGCGCACCCGATCCTGGCTGCGCGGTCCGGTCGGGGCGATCGTCGCCCTGCCCCTGGTGCTGCCGCCCACGGTGATTGGTTTCTACTTGTTGCTGGCGCTGGGCCCTAACGGATACATCGGTCAACTCACCCAATCCCTGGGGCTGGGCACGCTCACGTTCAGCTTTGCAGGTTTGGTGATCGGCTCGGTGCTGTACTCGATGCCCTTCGTGGTCCAACCGCTGCAAAACGCATTTTCCGCCATCGGCACCCGCCCCCTGGAAGTGGCCGCGACCTTGCGCGCCAATCCCTGGGACACCTTTTTCAGTGTGATCCTGCCCCTGGCCCGGCCGGGTTTCATCACCGCGGCCATCCTCGGTTTCGCCCACACCGTCGGCGAGTTCGGCGTGGTACTGATGATCGGCGGCAACATTCCCGACAAGACCCGCGTGGTGTCGGTGCAGATCTACGACCACGTCGAGGCCATGGAATACGCCCAGGCCCATTGGCTGGCCGGGGCGATGCTGGTGTTCTCGTTTGCCGTGTTGCTGGCGCTCTACTCCAGCCGCAAAACCAAAGCGGGCTGGAGCTGA
- the modC gene encoding molybdenum ABC transporter ATP-binding protein: MIHMRLKLKYSGFALDVDLQLPGRGVTALYGHSGSGKTTCLRCIAGLERAEQGFIQVNDEVWQDSDRQVFVPPHKRALGYVFQEASLFPHLSVLANLEFGLKRIPKQQRRVDMTHATELLGIGHLLDRHPQHLSGGERQRVGIARALLTSPKLLLMDEPLAALDSQRKGEILPYLQRLHDELDIPVLYVSHSQDEVARLADHIVLLSNGQALASGPIGETLARLDLPLALGDDAGVVIEGHVSAYDPDYQLLTLQLPGTALNIRVAHTPMDAGQALRCKVQARDVSLSLHSAPQSSILNRLPVTVISEMGADNVAHVLIRLDAAGTPLLARITRYSRDQLSVHPGQQLWAQIKAVAVLA; encoded by the coding sequence ATGATTCATATGCGCCTGAAACTGAAGTATTCGGGGTTCGCCCTGGATGTCGACCTGCAACTGCCCGGTCGTGGCGTCACCGCGCTTTACGGTCACTCCGGCTCGGGCAAGACCACTTGCCTGCGTTGCATTGCCGGACTGGAACGGGCCGAACAGGGATTTATCCAGGTCAACGATGAAGTCTGGCAGGACAGCGACCGGCAGGTTTTCGTCCCGCCGCACAAACGCGCACTGGGTTATGTCTTTCAGGAAGCCAGCTTGTTCCCTCATCTGTCGGTGCTGGCCAACCTGGAATTCGGCCTCAAGCGCATCCCGAAACAGCAACGCCGGGTCGATATGACTCACGCCACCGAACTGCTCGGGATCGGCCATTTGCTGGATCGCCATCCGCAGCACCTGTCGGGCGGCGAACGGCAACGGGTGGGCATCGCCCGCGCCCTGCTCACCAGTCCGAAACTGCTGCTGATGGACGAACCGCTGGCGGCGCTGGACAGCCAGCGCAAGGGCGAAATCCTGCCCTACCTGCAACGGCTGCACGATGAACTGGATATCCCGGTGCTGTACGTCAGCCACTCCCAGGACGAAGTCGCGCGGTTGGCCGACCATATCGTCCTGCTCAGCAACGGCCAGGCGCTGGCCAGCGGGCCGATCGGCGAAACCCTGGCCCGGCTCGATCTGCCCCTGGCACTGGGCGATGACGCGGGCGTGGTGATCGAGGGGCATGTCAGTGCCTATGACCCCGACTATCAACTGCTGACCCTGCAACTGCCCGGCACCGCCCTGAACATTCGCGTGGCGCACACGCCGATGGACGCTGGCCAGGCGCTACGCTGCAAGGTCCAGGCACGGGATGTCAGCCTGAGCCTGCACAGCGCCCCGCAAAGCAGCATCCTCAACCGCCTGCCAGTCACCGTGATCAGCGAGATGGGTGCCGACAATGTCGCTCACGTGCTGATCCGCCTGGACGCCGCCGGTACGCCGCTGCTGGCGCGAATCACCCGCTACTCCAGGGACCAGTTGAGCGTGCACCCCGGCCAGCAACTCTGGGCCCAGATCAAGGCGGTGGCCGTGCTGGCATAG